Part of the Gimesia chilikensis genome, CATGCTGGCAAACATACTTTTGGGCAGGCGTTTCGCTGGAGCAGAGACCCAGAGGACGGCGATCAGCTTTGCTTCTGGACCGGTCACGGGAGCGGCGACACAGTGAATGCCTTCGTCTGCCTCTGCATGGTCGGTGGCATAACCGCGGTTCAAGACCTTCGTGCATTCAGTTTGTAAGGCTGCGGGTTTGGTCAGGGTGCGAGGGGTATCAGCGGTGAGCGGAATCCGGTTCAAAGTCGCTGCCCGCTCGCGGGGTGACTGATTCGCCAGCAGTACTTTGCCGGGTGCGTTATTATGCAGGGGAAAGCGGAGACCGATATCGACGGCGATGCGGAGTGGGTGCAGACCGCTGACCTGTTCGATAATGACGCCTTCATCGCCGACCTGAATTCCCAGCTGAACGGTTTCCCGTGTGAGATCGCGGAGCTCACGCATTAGCGGGAGAGCGACCTCCACCAGACTGACATCGCCGGCTTGAGGCAAGCCCAGAGAAAGCAGACGGGGAGAGAGTCGGAATTTTTTGGTAAGTGGATCGCGTTCGAGATAGTTGCGATCCGTCAGCGTGTGGGTAATGCGAAACACCGCGTTTTTATTCAGCGACAAGCGTGATGCCAGCTCGCTGATCCCCAGTCCGTCGGGTTCCTGGTTCAGCAGTTCCAGGATATCGAGTCC contains:
- a CDS encoding IclR family transcriptional regulator; amino-acid sequence: MSTAATSVPALERGLDILELLNQEPDGLGISELASRLSLNKNAVFRITHTLTDRNYLERDPLTKKFRLSPRLLSLGLPQAGDVSLVEVALPLMRELRDLTRETVQLGIQVGDEGVIIEQVSGLHPLRIAVDIGLRFPLHNNAPGKVLLANQSPRERAATLNRIPLTADTPRTLTKPAALQTECTKVLNRGYATDHAEADEGIHCVAAPVTGPEAKLIAVLWVSAPAKRLPKSMFASMGAQVIDSAAQISGGLQP